The following coding sequences lie in one Synechococcus sp. PCC 7336 genomic window:
- the rplK gene encoding 50S ribosomal protein L11 translates to MPRKVVAIIKLAIEAGKANPAPPIGPALGQHGVNIMMFCKEYNAKTADQAGTVVPVEISVYEDRSFTFILKTPPAAVLIKKAAGIERGSGMSHTEKVGSITQAQLRQIAETKLPDLNTNNVEAAMCIIAGTARNMGVTVAE, encoded by the coding sequence ATGCCCAGAAAAGTAGTAGCGATTATCAAGCTGGCGATCGAAGCCGGTAAGGCAAACCCAGCTCCCCCCATCGGCCCTGCCTTGGGTCAGCACGGGGTCAACATCATGATGTTCTGCAAAGAATACAACGCCAAAACCGCCGACCAGGCGGGCACTGTTGTACCGGTAGAAATCTCGGTGTACGAGGATCGAAGCTTTACCTTCATTCTCAAAACCCCTCCCGCTGCCGTTTTGATTAAAAAAGCGGCTGGCATCGAGCGCGGCTCGGGGATGTCCCACACTGAAAAAGTGGGTTCCATCACCCAAGCGCAACTGCGTCAAATTGCCGAAACCAAGTTGCCCGACCTCAACACCAACAATGTTGAGGCTGCCATGTGCATCATCGCCGGTACCGCCCGCAACATGGGCGTCACCGTTGCGGAATAA